A genomic window from Cucumis melo cultivar AY chromosome 8, USDA_Cmelo_AY_1.0, whole genome shotgun sequence includes:
- the LOC103500939 gene encoding aluminum-activated malate transporter 8 translates to MGISDEQKVGFLGSCKRKLISVMERIKKLGRDDPRRIIHSLKVGLALTFVSLLYYWRPLYDGFGIAAIWAVLTVVVVFEFTVGATLSKGLNRGLGTLLAGALGVGAQHFASLFGQTGEPIVLGIFVFLLAAASTFSRFFPRIKARYDYGVLIFILTFSLVSVSGYRVEKILELAHQRLSTILIGGATCVFISLFICPVWAGETLHNTIASNIEKLANYLEGFGGEYFQYEDGEENIIVEDHHSKSHNKLSCLQAYKSVLTSQSSEESLANLASWEPRHGKFSFGHPWKQYLKIGSLTRQCAYQIESLNGYVIPADIQVAIQFRRRIEESCKAISSESGKALRILASSIKTMKSPSSSSKTHIENAKAAIDDLKHTLKSGYLESSDLLGIIPDATVCCILIDIVKSVEKISEATDELGRSARFKSVEATVSPEKTSQLLHRGIVNPVFEGECGDGDDHVVIRVNDNNNNNEVDEIGKCQGNLDVKPTSKGEIIVCK, encoded by the exons ATGGGAATAAGTGATGAACAAAAGGTTGGGTTTCTGGGTTCTTGCAAAAGGAAGCTTATCAGTGTTATGGAGAGAATAAAGAAACTTGGAAGAGATGATCCAAGAAGAATCATTCACTCTTTGAAAGTTGGCTTGGCTCTTACATTTGTTTCCTTGCTGTATTATTGGAGGCCTCTCTATGACGGTTTTGGTATTGCAGCCATTTGGGCCGTTCTTACTGTTGTCGTCGTTTTCGAATTTACCGTAG GTGCAACACTATCGAAAGGTCTAAATAGAGGACTTGGAACACTTTTAGCTGGAGCCTTAGGAGTGGGAGCTCAACATTTTGCCAGCCTTTTTGGCCAAACAGGAGAACCCATTGTTCTTGgcatttttgttttcttgttag CGGCTGCATCGACGTTTTCTCGATTCTTTCCACGGATTAAGGCACGATACGATTACGGCGTTTTGATTTTCATTTTAACCTTTAGTTTAGTATCCGTCTCGGGGTATCGTGTCGAGAAAATCTTGGAGTTAGCACATCAAAGATTATCAACCATATTGATTGGCGGAGCAACATGCGTGTTTATTTCTCTGTTTATATGTCCAGTTTGGGCCGGTGAAACACTTCATAACACCATCGCTTCTAACATCGAAAAGTTGGCAAACTACCTCGAAG GATTTGGAGGTGAATATTTCCAATATGAGGATGGTGAAGAGAATATTATTGTTGAAGATCATCACTCCAAATCACACAACAAATTATCCTGTCTTCAAGCTTATAAAAGTGTGCTCACTTCACAGTCCTCTGAAGAATCTTTg GCAAATTTAGCATCATGGGAACCTAGACATGGGAAATTCTCATTTGGTCATCCATGGaaacaatatttgaaaattgGATCACTCACTCGCCAATGTGCATATCAAATTGAATCCCTTAATGGCTATGTCATTCCAGCTGATATCCAA GTTGCGATTCAATTTCGAAGAAGAATAGAGGAATCATGCAAGGCCATAAGCTCAGAATCAGGCAAAGCTCTAAGGATATTGGCTTCATCAATCAAAACAATGAAAAGTCCATCTTCTTCAAGCAAAACCCACATTGAAAATGCCAAGGCAGCCATTGATGACCTTAAACACACACTAAAGAGTGGATATTTGGAGAGCTCAGACCTATTGGGAATCATACCAGATGCAACAGTTTGTTGTATATTGATTGACATTGTGAAATCCGTCGAGAAGATATCGGAAGCCACCGACGAACTCGGTCGGTCGGCGAGGTTCAAAAGCGTGGAGGCAACGGTTTCGCCAGAGAAGACATCGCAGTTGCTTCACCGGGGGATCGTGAACCCGGTATTCGAGGGCGAATGTGGAGATGGAGATGATCATGTTGTAATTAGGGTGAAtgataacaacaacaataatgaAGTAGATGAAATTGGAAAGTGTCAAGGTAATTTGGATGTGAAGCCAACAAGCAAAGGGGAGATAATAGTTTGTAAATAA
- the LOC103500937 gene encoding digalactosyldiacylglycerol synthase 1, chloroplastic, translating to MVVNDASSSNAFSFISKGWREVRDSADADLQLIKDRANSFKNLATSFDREIENFFNSASSFSVPAIGSGSSPPAEIEFVKKLQPKISEIRRVYSSPDFSKTVLEKWKPRTRIRIDLSAIKNAIVSEVEDGDRVIDGDGVRKWNRVRFREFWGESRGENEIEDVHVNRDWEPIQALKTRLREFEKRSSSAEMFEGFKNGDFVEKVKSSLRSICKDPEDSKEVAPLDVPELLASLVRQSGSFLDQIGIRTDVCDKIVENLCNKRKNQLLWGTSTGETSVIENVNVNDELDARIASVLESTGHCYDGGFWTGQGKHIPSDGKRHVAIVTTASLPWMTGTAVNPLFRAAYLAQSAKQSVTLLVPWLSMSDQELVYPNHLTFSSPEEQETYIRKWLEERVGFKPDFKISFYPGKFSKERRSIIPAGDTSQFVPSKDADIAILEEPEHLNWYHHGRRWTDKFNHVVGVVHTNYLEYIKREKNGALQAFLVKHINNWVIRAYCHKVLRLSAATQDLPKSVICNVHGVNPKFLKIGEKVDEDRKLGNIAFSKGAYFLGKMVWAKGYRELIDLLAKHKHDLHGFNLDVFGNGEDAHEVQSAAKKLELNVNFLRGRDHADDSLHGYKVFINPSVSDVLCTATAEALAMGKFVVCADHPSNDFFRSFPNCLTYKSSEDFVAKVKEALENEPRPLTPEERYNLSWEAATQRFLEYSDLNKVLNSDKELESNNTDGKAIRKSISTPSLTEVVDGGLAFAHYCLTGNELLRLCTGAIPGTRDYDGQHCKDLHLQPPQVENPIYTW from the exons ATGGTGGTAAATGATGCTTCTTCTTCCAACGccttttcctttatttccaaAGGATGGAGGGAGGTTCGTGATTCAGCAGACGCGGATCTTCAGCTGATTAAAGATAGAGCTAATTCTTTCAAGAATTTAGCGACGTCTTTCGACCGGGAAATTGAGAACTTTTTTAATTCGGCTTCTAGTTTCTCTGTTCCTGCAATTGGTTCTGGTTCTTCTCCTCCTGCTGAGATTGAGTTTGTCAAGAAATTGCAGCCGAAGATTTCGGAAATTCGTAGGGTGTATTCCTCGCCGGATTTCAGTAAAACTGTGTTGGAGAAATGGAAGCCCAGGACGAGGATTCGGATTGATTTGTCTGCTATTAAGAACGCGATTGTGTCTGAGGTGGAAGATGGGGATAGGGTTATTGATGGGGATGGGGTGAGAAAATGGAATAGAGTGAGGTTTAGGGAGTTTTGGGGAGAGTCGAGAGGGGAGAATGAGATCGAGGATGTGCACGTTAATAGGGACTGGGAGCCTATTCAAGCGTTGAAAACGAGATTGAGGGAGTTCGAGAAGCGGAGTTCATCAGCTGAGATGTTTGAGGGCTTTAAGAATGGAGACTTCGTGGAGAAAGTGAAGTCGAGCTTG AGATCAATTTGCAAGGACCCGGAAGACTCAAAG GAGGTGGCGCCACTGGATGTACCAGAGCTATTAGCATCTTTAGTCAGACAATCTGGATCGTTCCTTGATCAAATTGGCATTAGAACAG ATGTTTGTGATAAGATAGTGGAAAACTTGTGTAACAAACGCAAGAATCAATTACTATGGGGCACCTCTACTGGAGAAACCTCTGTTATAGAAAATGTCAACGTAAATGATGAATTGGATGCAAGGATAGCCAGTGTCCTCGAAAGTACTGGTCATTGTTATGATGGTGGATTTTGGACTGGTCAGGGAAAGCACATACCATCAGATGGGAAAAGGCATGTTGCAATTGTCACGACAGCTAGCCTTCCATGGATGACAGGAACAGCTGTAAACCCTTTGTTTAGGGCTGCATATTTAGCACAGTCTGCAAAACAGAGTGTAACATTATTAGTTCCTTGGCTTTCCATGTCAGATCAGGAGTTAGTTTATCCTAACCATCTCACCTTTAGTTCTCCAGAAGAGCAAGAGACTTACATTCGTAAATGGCTTGAGGAAAGAGTTGGCTTTAAGCCcgattttaaaatttcattttatccAGGAAAG TTCTCTAAAGAAAGGCGGAGTATCATACCTGCTGGAGATACTTCTCAGTTTGTTCCTTCCAAGGACGCTGACATAGCAATCTTGGAAGAACCAGAACACCTTAATTGGTACCATCACGGCAGGCGTTGGACTGATAAATTTAACCATGTTGTTGGTGTGGTACATACAAATTACCTGGAATACATTAAGCGGGAGAAAAATGGCGCTCTGCAAGCATTCCTTGTGAAACACATAAACAACTGGGTCATCCGGGCATACTGCCACAAG GTTCTTCGACTTTCTGCTGCCACTCAAGATCTTCCTAAGTCTGTTATTTGCAATGTCCACGGTGTAAATCCGAAGTTCTTAAAAATTGGAGAAAAGGTTGATGAGGATAGGAAACTTGGGAATATAGCTTTTTCAAAAGGAGCATATTTCTTAGGGAAAATGGTCTGGGCAAAAGGATATAGAGAACTCATAGATTTGCTGGCTAAGCACAAGCATGACCTTCATGGGTTCAACTTGGATGTGTTTGGAAATGGAGAGGACGCCCACGAGGTTCAGAGTGCAGCTAAAAAGTTAGAGTTGAATGTGAACTTCTTGAGAGGGAGGGACCATGCAGATGATTCGCTTCATGG GTACAAAGTTTTTATAAACCCGAGTGTTAGCGATGTGCTCTGTACAGCTACGGCTGAAGCTCTTGCCATGGGGAAGTTTGTAGTGTGTGCAGATCATCCATCTAATGATTTCTTCAGGTCTTTCCCCAACTGTTTGACTTACAAATCATCCGAAGATTTTGTTGCTAAAGTGAAAGAGGCATTGGAAAACGAACCTCGGCCTCTTACTCCTGAGGAAAGATACAACCTCTCATGGGAGGCTGCTACTCAGAGATTCTTGGAGTATTCTGATCTCAACAAAGTCTTGAACAGCGATAAAGAGCTAGAATCAAACAATACCGATGGGAAGGCAATCAGGAAGTCAATTTCAACACCTAGTCTGACAGAAGTTGTTGATGGCGGTCTTGCATTTGCTCATTATTGTCTTACTGGTAACGAACTCCTCAGACTTTGTACCGGAGCGATCCCAGGGACTCGTGACTACGACGGACAGCACTGTAAGGACTTACATCTCCAGCCTCCTCAGGTTGAAAATCCTATCTATACATGGTAA
- the LOC103500936 gene encoding uncharacterized protein LOC103500936 isoform X1: MPQGDYIELHRKRHGYRHDHFERKRKKEAREVHKRSATAQKALGIKGKMFAKKRYAEKALMKKTLAMHEESSSRRKVDDDVHEGAVPAYLLDRENTARAKILSNTVKQKRKEKAGKWEVPLPKVRPVAEDEMFKVIRTGKRKTKQWKRMVTKATFVGAGFTRKPPKYERFIRPSGLRFTKAHVTHPELKCTFNLEIIGVKKNPNGPMYTSLGVITKGSIIEVNVSELGLVTPAGKVVWGKYAQVTNNPENDGCINAVLLV; encoded by the exons ATG CCGCAGGGAGATTACATTGAGCTTCACAGGAAGCGACATGGCTACCGCCATGATCACTTTGAGCGGAAACGCAAGAAGGAGGCTCGTGAAGTGCACAAAAGATCTGCTACAGCTCAGAAG GCACTGGGTATCAAGGGCAAGATGTTCGCGAAGAAACGCTATGCGGAGAAGGCTCTGATGAAGAAAAC ATTGGCCATGCATGAGGAGTCTTCAAGTAGACGCAAGGTTGATGATGATGTTCATGAAGGTGCTGTTCCTGCATACCTATTGGATCGTGAAAATACAGCTCGGGCCAAA ATTCTTAGCAACACCGTTAAgcaaaagaggaaagaaaaagcTGGAAAATGGGAAGTTCCCCTGCCCAAG GTCAGACCCGTTGCCGAGGATGAAATGTTTAAAGTGATAAGAACTGGTAAAAGAAAAA CAAAGCAATGGAAGAGGATGGTCACAAAAGCTACATTTGTTGGGGCGGGTTTTACAAGAAAACCTCCCAAGTACGAGCGGTTCATCAGACCATCAGGTCTTCGATTTACAAAAGCACATGTCACACATCCTGAACTTAAATGTACTTTCAATCTTGAGATCATCGGAGTGAAGAAAAATCCGAATGGTCCAATGTATACCTCTCTTGGTGTCATAACTAAGGGATCTATTATTGAG GTGAATGTCAGCGAACTAGGTTTGGTCACACCAGCTGGGAAAGTAGTATGGG GGAAGTATGCTCAAGTGACCAATAATCCGGAGAACGACGGTTGTATAAATGCTGTTCTGCTTGTCTAA
- the LOC103500936 gene encoding uncharacterized protein LOC103500936 isoform X2, with product MPQGDYIELHRKRHGYRHDHFERKRKKEAREVHKRSATAQKALGIKGKMFAKKRYAEKALMKKTLAMHEESSSRRKVDDDVHEGAVPAYLLDRENTARAKILSNTVKQKRKEKAGKWEVPLPKVRPVAEDEMFKVIRTGKRKTKQWKRMVTKATFVGAGFTRKPPKYERFIRPSGLRFTKAHVTHPELKCTFNLEIIGVKKNPNGPMYTSLGVITKGSIIEVYCSYAQPLHCA from the exons ATG CCGCAGGGAGATTACATTGAGCTTCACAGGAAGCGACATGGCTACCGCCATGATCACTTTGAGCGGAAACGCAAGAAGGAGGCTCGTGAAGTGCACAAAAGATCTGCTACAGCTCAGAAG GCACTGGGTATCAAGGGCAAGATGTTCGCGAAGAAACGCTATGCGGAGAAGGCTCTGATGAAGAAAAC ATTGGCCATGCATGAGGAGTCTTCAAGTAGACGCAAGGTTGATGATGATGTTCATGAAGGTGCTGTTCCTGCATACCTATTGGATCGTGAAAATACAGCTCGGGCCAAA ATTCTTAGCAACACCGTTAAgcaaaagaggaaagaaaaagcTGGAAAATGGGAAGTTCCCCTGCCCAAG GTCAGACCCGTTGCCGAGGATGAAATGTTTAAAGTGATAAGAACTGGTAAAAGAAAAA CAAAGCAATGGAAGAGGATGGTCACAAAAGCTACATTTGTTGGGGCGGGTTTTACAAGAAAACCTCCCAAGTACGAGCGGTTCATCAGACCATCAGGTCTTCGATTTACAAAAGCACATGTCACACATCCTGAACTTAAATGTACTTTCAATCTTGAGATCATCGGAGTGAAGAAAAATCCGAATGGTCCAATGTATACCTCTCTTGGTGTCATAACTAAGGGATCTATTATTGAGGTATACTGCTCATACGCTCAAC CTCTTCACTGTGCATAA